One window from the genome of Carcharodon carcharias isolate sCarCar2 chromosome 9, sCarCar2.pri, whole genome shotgun sequence encodes:
- the dclre1b gene encoding 5' exonuclease Apollo isoform X3 — MVDEIWIHPLELGDSHLLNLDEVGKETMTVTLIDSNHCPGSVMFLFDGYFGTVLYTADFRYTPTMFSHPPLNTGKRIDILYLDNTNCDPESMVPSRQEATEQIKAIINAHPEYNVVIGLYNLGKESLLIELALAFKTWIVVSPQRLQMFQLLGLCDVFTSEVGAGRIQVVDQNEINRFNMVIWNQMWPTIAIIPTSRRMTVWHRDVHVVPYSDHSSFQELQEFVARLKPCTIIPVVKNKACEAYFYQYLSPFDELKQIRVPETVKRCTEKNEKRNKRLLQQHIGLRALDIPKGVVFESPEKVRQDSSRTDKLSIEGLSSNSNEELFQKEVNIDNIQFPPKCVWQDWKDDSNLITEEQSSDNNKDKFYGKNTTKQKTKVPLLVEQKLKASFIGVPVKIRQTSLLKWCQDGKSAHHPHLGRQPTGNNGPSRQQSSRLSVLPAMNASTSLTAPVPCWSPDIYEEQQNGEPHKFEESGSASISPPGRTCKSKPSSSDENCVPTVQGWCYASLKSFDAIVEQYFKRRNKILVKNTVD, encoded by the exons GTGGATGAAATATGGATCCACCCACTGGAGTTAGGGGACAGTCACCTCTTGAATCTTGATGAAGTTGGAAAAGAGACCATGACTGTGACACTGATTGACAGCAATCACTGCCCAGGCTCTGTCATGTTTCTCTTTGATGGCTATTTTGGCACAGTTCTGTATACGG cagaTTTCCGTTACACACCCACCATGTTTAGCCATCCACCACTGAATACAGGAAAAAGGATAGATATCCTATATCTGGATAACACAAACTGTGACCCTGAGTCCATGGTGCCTTCTCGTCAAGAAGCTACTGAACAGATCAAAGCAATAATCAACGCACACCCAGAATACAATGTAGTAATTG GTCTGTACAACCTGGGCAAAGAATCCTTATTAATAGAGCTGGCCCTGGCATTTAAAACCTGGATTGTGGTAAGTCCTCAGAGACTTCAGATGTTTCAGCTCTTGGGACTCTGTGATGTCTTCACTTCAGAAGTGGGGGCGGGAAGAATCCAAGTGGTAGACCAGAATGAGATTAACCGCTTCAACATGGTTATATGGAATCAAATGTGGCCAACGATTGCTATTATCCCTACAAGTCGAAGAATGACAGTCTGGCACAGAGATGTACATGTGGTTCCTTATTCAGATCATTCCTCGTTTCAGGAATTGCAAGAGTTTGTGGCCAGGCTGAAACCCTGCACAATTATCCCTGTAGTGAAAAATAAGGCATGTGAGGCATACTTCTACCAGTACCTTAGTCCATTTGATGAGTTAAAGCAAATCCGAGTTCCAGAAACTGTAAAAAGATGTACAGAGAAGAATGAAAAACGCAATAAAAGGCTGCTTCAACAGCACATTGGACTAAGAGCTTTGGATATTCCAAAGGGTGTAGTGTTTGAGTCACCAGAGAAGGTGCGGCAAGATAGCAGTAGAACTGACAAGCTCAGTATAGAAGGGCTAAGTTCTAACAGTAATGAGGAGCTATTCCAAAAGGAAGTGAATATCGACAATATACAGTTCCCACCAAAATGTGTCTGGCAGGACTGGAAAGATGACAGCAATCTGATTACAGAGGAGCAGAGTTCTGATAATAATAAGGATAAATTTTATGGAAAAAATACTACCAAACAAAAAACCAAAGTTCCTTTGCTTGTGGAACAGAAATTAAAGGCATCTTTCATTGGAGTGCCAGTAAAGATAAGACAGACTTCATTGCTGAAGTGGTGCCAAGATGGGAAATCTGCACATCATCCCCATTTAGGAAGGCAACCAACTGGAAACAATGGTCCAAGCCGGCAACAGTCCTCTAGACTATCAGTGCTGCCAGCTATGAATGCAAGCACATCATTGACAGCACCCGTGCCTTGTTGGTCACCAGATATTTATGAGGAACAACAGAATGGAGAACCTCATAAATTTGAAGAATCTGGGTCAGCTTCCATTTCACCTCCAGGCAGGACCTGTAAAAGTAAACCGAGCTCAAGTGATGAAAACTGTGTACCAACAGTTCAGGGTTGGTGTTATGCCAGTCTGAAATCTTTTGATGCCATAGTTGAACAATATTTTAAGAGGAGGAATAAAATACTTGTGAAAAATACAGTGGATTAG
- the dclre1b gene encoding 5' exonuclease Apollo isoform X4 — protein MTVTLIDSNHCPGSVMFLFDGYFGTVLYTADFRYTPTMFSHPPLNTGKRIDILYLDNTNCDPESMVPSRQEATEQIKAIINAHPEYNVVIGLYNLGKESLLIELALAFKTWIVVSPQRLQMFQLLGLCDVFTSEVGAGRIQVVDQNEINRFNMVIWNQMWPTIAIIPTSRRMTVWHRDVHVVPYSDHSSFQELQEFVARLKPCTIIPVVKNKACEAYFYQYLSPFDELKQIRVPETVKRCTEKNEKRNKRLLQQHIGLRALDIPKGVVFESPEKVRQDSSRTDKLSIEGLSSNSNEELFQKEVNIDNIQFPPKCVWQDWKDDSNLITEEQSSDNNKDKFYGKNTTKQKTKVPLLVEQKLKASFIGVPVKIRQTSLLKWCQDGKSAHHPHLGRQPTGNNGPSRQQSSRLSVLPAMNASTSLTAPVPCWSPDIYEEQQNGEPHKFEESGSASISPPGRTCKSKPSSSDENCVPTVQGWCYASLKSFDAIVEQYFKRRNKILVKNTVD, from the exons ATGACTGTGACACTGATTGACAGCAATCACTGCCCAGGCTCTGTCATGTTTCTCTTTGATGGCTATTTTGGCACAGTTCTGTATACGG cagaTTTCCGTTACACACCCACCATGTTTAGCCATCCACCACTGAATACAGGAAAAAGGATAGATATCCTATATCTGGATAACACAAACTGTGACCCTGAGTCCATGGTGCCTTCTCGTCAAGAAGCTACTGAACAGATCAAAGCAATAATCAACGCACACCCAGAATACAATGTAGTAATTG GTCTGTACAACCTGGGCAAAGAATCCTTATTAATAGAGCTGGCCCTGGCATTTAAAACCTGGATTGTGGTAAGTCCTCAGAGACTTCAGATGTTTCAGCTCTTGGGACTCTGTGATGTCTTCACTTCAGAAGTGGGGGCGGGAAGAATCCAAGTGGTAGACCAGAATGAGATTAACCGCTTCAACATGGTTATATGGAATCAAATGTGGCCAACGATTGCTATTATCCCTACAAGTCGAAGAATGACAGTCTGGCACAGAGATGTACATGTGGTTCCTTATTCAGATCATTCCTCGTTTCAGGAATTGCAAGAGTTTGTGGCCAGGCTGAAACCCTGCACAATTATCCCTGTAGTGAAAAATAAGGCATGTGAGGCATACTTCTACCAGTACCTTAGTCCATTTGATGAGTTAAAGCAAATCCGAGTTCCAGAAACTGTAAAAAGATGTACAGAGAAGAATGAAAAACGCAATAAAAGGCTGCTTCAACAGCACATTGGACTAAGAGCTTTGGATATTCCAAAGGGTGTAGTGTTTGAGTCACCAGAGAAGGTGCGGCAAGATAGCAGTAGAACTGACAAGCTCAGTATAGAAGGGCTAAGTTCTAACAGTAATGAGGAGCTATTCCAAAAGGAAGTGAATATCGACAATATACAGTTCCCACCAAAATGTGTCTGGCAGGACTGGAAAGATGACAGCAATCTGATTACAGAGGAGCAGAGTTCTGATAATAATAAGGATAAATTTTATGGAAAAAATACTACCAAACAAAAAACCAAAGTTCCTTTGCTTGTGGAACAGAAATTAAAGGCATCTTTCATTGGAGTGCCAGTAAAGATAAGACAGACTTCATTGCTGAAGTGGTGCCAAGATGGGAAATCTGCACATCATCCCCATTTAGGAAGGCAACCAACTGGAAACAATGGTCCAAGCCGGCAACAGTCCTCTAGACTATCAGTGCTGCCAGCTATGAATGCAAGCACATCATTGACAGCACCCGTGCCTTGTTGGTCACCAGATATTTATGAGGAACAACAGAATGGAGAACCTCATAAATTTGAAGAATCTGGGTCAGCTTCCATTTCACCTCCAGGCAGGACCTGTAAAAGTAAACCGAGCTCAAGTGATGAAAACTGTGTACCAACAGTTCAGGGTTGGTGTTATGCCAGTCTGAAATCTTTTGATGCCATAGTTGAACAATATTTTAAGAGGAGGAATAAAATACTTGTGAAAAATACAGTGGATTAG